Proteins co-encoded in one Nothobranchius furzeri strain GRZ-AD chromosome 4, NfurGRZ-RIMD1, whole genome shotgun sequence genomic window:
- the LOC107390859 gene encoding trace amine-associated receptor 13c, with translation MNHLSADDLCYPQLLNMSCRGLIRPRSEAVLIYTLLSSISVLTVALNLLVIISISYFKELQTPTNTLLLSLAISDLLVGLLVMPVETVRYVEPCWLLGDLMCALSYIVGFTLTSASVGNMVMISIDRYVAICYPLQYPSKVTRSRVQVSVILCWFCSLLYNGLILKEHLRQPDRYNSCYGECLVVISYICGTIDLVITFIVPCSVIVLLYVRVFVVAVSQARATQSHVTPAVGLGKITAQKSERKAARTLGVVILVFLLAFCPYYYPSLAGRDISNNSSSWAIVSWMLYFNSCLNPLIYAFFYPWFRKTTHLIVTLKILKQDSSQINIF, from the coding sequence ATGAACCACCTGAGTGCAGATGATCTCTGCTACCCTCAGCTCCTCAACATGTCTTGTAGAGGTTTGATACGTCCTCGCTCTGAGGCTGTCCTTATCTACACGCTGCTCTCCTCCATCTCTGTACTCACAGTAGCTCTAAACCTGCTGGTTATCATCTCCATTTCCTACTTCAAAGAGCTCCAGACCCCCACCAACACACTCTTGCTGTCCCTGGCCATCTCAGACCTCCTGGTGGGGCTGCTGGTGATGCCGGTGGAGACAGTGCGCTACGTGGAGCCCTGCTGGCTCCTGGGCGATCTCATGTGCGCTCTGTCTTACATCGTCGGCTTCACCCTCACGTCGGCCTCTGTGGGGAACATGGTGATGATTTCAATCGATCGTTACGTTGCTATTTGTTATCCTCTGCAATACCCCTCTAAGGTCACCCGTAGCCGAGTCCAGGTGTCTGTGATATTGTGCTGGTTCTGCTCGCTCCTCTACAACGGGCTCATCTTGAAGGAGCACCTCAGGCAGCCAGACAGATACAACTCCTGCTACGGGGAGTGTTTGGTGGTGATCAGCTACATCTGTGGGACCATCGACCTCGTGATCACCTTTATTGTGCCTTGCTCAGTCATAGTGCTTCTATATGTCAGAGTATTTGTCGTGGCGGTGTCTCAGGCTCGGGCCACGCAGTCTCATGTCACACCTGCAGTTGGCCTGGGGAAAATCACGGCACAGAAATCTGAGAGGAAAGCAGCCAGGACCCTCGGTGTTGTGATATTAGTCTTCCTACTGGCTTTCTGTCCTTATTACTATCCGTCTCTTGCAGGACGAGACATCTCAAACAACTCGTCCTCGTGGGCCATTGTGTCCTGGATGCTGTATTTTAATTCTTGCTTGAACCCTCTCATATATGCGTTTTTTTACCCGTGGTTTAGGAAAACTACTCATTTAATCGTCACCCTGAAAATACTAAAACAGGACTCATCTCAGATCAACATATTTTAA